The DNA segment GCACCGACTCATGTACGTGCTCACCCTCTCTCTACGGATGGACGGTTGACGGGGACTTGGACTTCGTATGACTCGCCTCGTTTGCGTGTCATGCTTGCAGAACCTCCGCAGCCACCGAAGACGCAATCGCTGACACTTAATTCTGGAGATATATGTGAAATCTGATCTTTTGATCCACGGTCGTCTGCGTGCAAAGGCTGCGGCTGATTCCAAGCCATTTTACCTTGCTTTGCGCATCATCTCAGCTTTCACCACAACGTAAAGCaacaaacaaagaagaagatacaACTTTCTCTGTTTTTAGTCCTGCCACCTCCCCCATCTTTTTCTTATTCCATCAGCAGCATTGTTGTTCTTTCCCCGTGCTTCCAAAGGTTTCACTTTGTTCGACCTCCAGAAAAGTGCAAGGATGCCGGGGTTGGTGCTCTGTTACCCGAGTTTTGTTGGAATCCTTGGCACCCCTTCACCCACCCTTTATTCCTTGGGCCTCGAGTGCTTCCTTTGCCGCAGGGGCCCCTTCCACTCCCTCCTGCGTTTTGTTCCTTCTCCAACTTATCTCCACGTTCCCGTTTTCTCTGACGTCGCTTTAGTTCTCGAAGGGTCTCGTGACTCGGATCACAGGCGCTCACCGAGCTTCGTCTCCCCAAGCGTCAATCTTCCTCCGCTGGTGTGGTGCTATGAAACACGTAAAGGTACAATTGAGTCCTTTGTTTTGTTTATGGTGACACGGAATGAACTTTTCGAAGGAGACACAAAGAACATGAGGACAGAtgaaattaaacaaaaaaaagataatatcaaacCTAACAATGTTCTTCTTGCGTTAGCTTTTCATCAATAGAAAACTAGTATGTTACGTCCGATGAGATAACATAATATAGCAGATCATTGATATAGATCGTGGAATCTGATGCCTTCTCCTGAAATGTATGTGCCGACATATAAATAGTCCAACCCACTTTGGAGAGAGACTTACATGTGCCCAAGTTGATCATAAATTTATCCCCCCCGCAGAGAGAATAAACGAGTGAGAGAGCGAGTAGAGTGGCTGTCAAGTATCACCAGAGCAAAGAGACAGTGAGAAGTAATGTGTATTCAATCAGATCGATGGTGGTAAATGGTGGAATCGATGGGCAACAAGCACATATAATAGGACATGTATGCGTGCAATGCCCCATTGTACAATCATTCTTTTTGGGTCCCTCATTCAGCAGGTGTCATCGAGCTCCAAGGGGCTGGGCAGAGCACAAGGTGACGGACGCACCATCTCACTCTCCCACAGTGGTGCAGCAGTGCACAATGATGGGACTGGGACCTCTACCAAAAGAGGTGAAGGGGAATCGACACGCATTTGCATTGCGGCAGGAATTAACAGCTAGTACGCCATGATCGATGGCTTCCGTTGGCTCCTTCCTTGCATGCCTGCGCACCACCATTCTGATGCTTCTCCGTGGCCTACTCCGGTCTCATCTTGTTCTCTTCTTCTGCAGCTACTTCGGCCGGCTCCAACGCGTCTAGGTTTAGCTCGGCCACCGATCTTGAAGCTTTTGAGTTTGGGATCGACAGGCTCTGCCACCATTGCTGTCCTTAATGCGTATTAACCGGATCTTCCCGGTTAAGGTGAGTCCTCGCTGTAGTTCGTGTATCTTGCTTTCTCTCTTTAAATATAAGCCAAGTAAACAAAGAAGAATCAAATACTGGAATTGGCTCAAAGTCCTGCAAATGATTGATGAACTCTTATCGATGATCACGGTGAATAATTCTGGAATTAACTTCCTTCAAGCTGGTCTCTGGCGGTCGGCTCTTCTTCGATTGCCAACCAAGCGCTGCATACATTATACGATGCGGTGGCTAACCATGGAGTAGTTTGTGGAGACTCAGAACACTAACTTAGCCCATGAGCCAAGTCCAACGCCCTGTATACATTGTTGGGCTGTGGCGTATCGTAAGACGACAGACTTGTGGAGCCTGGAGATGAGCAATCAGTCTATAGACTAGGGAGATTGAAGCTAAAGGAGACGGCAGTCTATAACAAATCATGGCGCAATTTCCAGGACTTAAATTACCTGTCTACTCACCATCAAATCAAATCTCAATCAACAACTTCTCCATCCATGGATCGTAGAAGAACCACTATAGATTGTCTTTTACCGGCATGATCTCTTCCACCGAACATGTTTCTTTGTTGCGCCTTCCAACACGTGGAAAACTATGGAAGATGTCCGTCCCATATGAACCGGGAGAAGCCCAGACAATAAAATGTACAGTAAATACAGAATCAACTGGAGCCCGATATTGCCATCTCCTGTTGCCCCTTGACATTATTATCGTCCTCGCATTGTCAACACGACGACCATCTTTTCTTGCTCCCACGACTGTATCTATGATGTTGACAAAGAGATGCCCACACTCTCATCGTTGGCATGGCGACGGCCCACCGTAAACTGCAGCAACTCCACTCTTTGCCAGCCAAAGAACAAGGATAACTTTATATTTACTTTTTACGACATTAACTGTGCTCGGTTGATCCTTTTTAACTTCTCTTACGAGGGAGGATTCATCAGAATCTGCTCGTGCTATGACTCTTATTCTGATCGAATCTGTCATGTCCCTACTTGGAGTCTGCCAAGTAGAAAGCGTTTGCGGGGGCAATGGCGAGCTAGCCAGTAGACAATTCATCGAACATAATTAACGCATGGCCAAAAAGAGTGCCACGTGAACTAGTTGAGCCCATCGATTTAGCTGCCTGCCTAATCGACATCCGGGTCTCACATTATTAGATTTAATGTCTCAAGGGAATCTTAATCGGGTTGCTGTCACGGAGCACCCATACTCCAGTTCAATAATCTAAATGCTACCATTGGTTGGAGAAGTAACTACGACTGAGATGATCTTGCGCTTGATTTCTGCTGAGTTTGATTTAATTAGTCCTGCTAACGACTGTTCCATTCCTCTGAAATCTAACGCAGTTCATCCAAAGCGGCAGGGCAATATTTTAGACAGCAGTGATAGATAGCACTGAGAAGCCTTTGGAGTTAGAAGATTACAGAGGATCTCCGTTGTTGATGGTAGGTAGCTAAATGTTTGGAAGATGCTGGCCATCTTTGACGGCTACCTCCGGCCTCGGTACCATCCCACATGATCGACGCCCCCATGCGGGTGCTCGAAGAGGACACATGAGTCGGTACGAAGTGGTAAGGGTCAAGTGGGATTTGTAGTATTCCTCGTCTTCGTTCCTCCGATGCTGAGAACAATAGATATGGGAAGATGCTGGTGCTCGATCATGCGGCCACATCATGACATGTTTGGGGGATTATCGAGCTAGGCTGTTTCCAAGGAGGGAAGGACGGTGAGATCCAGACATGACAAGACAACTGCATTCGTTTTTGGGTAAAGCTGCATGCTCACCAAAGAGTCGATTGATTCCAGCACGTGATTCTTTATATCCTCTTGCTAGAGTGGACCATCCAGCCACGTGAATGATTGACAGAATACTCCACTAGTTGAGCGAAAAAATAACATCTTCAGCAGGAGGTGAATGATTGACAGTATACTTCACTGATCGAGAAAAATAGCATCTTTAAGATCCTGCTATTCATTTGATTTAGACCTGAATCTTATTATATAGAGGAGGAAGAGAGTGtcagatatattttttaattaaaaaattattatatgaaatgatGTTCATGATGTTCATATACTTTAGCTTATGTCATTTTCTAGATGTATTTTTACAGCCTGAGTAACTCTAAACTTGAGGACTGAGAGATGGATATGACCACCaagatctatatatacatatatatatatatatatatatatatggtttcaGAAAGGATTATTCCAAGAAGATTGAGCACGGTTGGATCCAATATTGCTGGGATATGTAGTGGTGGGTGAGGTAGCAAGTGCACTAATTATTTATATCTTCGCTTTCCATAGATTATTGAGAAATAGGAATCTCGTGCTCAATAATTGGCGATATAGTATTCACTGGAGGCGTCGAAACGTACAAACGGATGCAGCAAGGTCGTAGCTTGCGAGCGATTCGAGCTGTTCCAGCGATTCAGCGAATCGTGAACGTGCGGAAACTGGATTGGGTGATACACTATGGGATTCCGAAAGATTTGATGGAACTCAGTTAGATCATTGTGCGGTCGGTACAGATCTTCTCATCATAATTAAGATTTTTCTTGTTTTCCTGAAAGATTTGTGTTTTTTTTACATTCTCCTCTGAACCTAAAATGATTCGAATGCGTTTCCTCATGAAATGCCCACATCACAAGTGATACTGTACTTCAAGCATACGAATTCTGGTTCTTCAGTTTTCACCCTTTGATTCTGTTCTCGACATTATCAAGAACTTGTACATCATTAAGATCGATATGTCGGAGTCACTATGCAGAGTTACATGCACCTGAATCGCTAGTAATCTTCTTACGCATGCCACGCACGGTCGGTACTGCCAACGGAAAAGGTTATACAATCACAGACGGATCGACTGAAACACCAATTATCTATTGGCCATGAATATTTCAGCTATCGATGAAAACTATTCGTAGCTGTATATGACGTCGGTGGCAGAGCAGAGCAGGCAACAAGAGGAGGTGGTGGATGGCAGCAACGATCTCTTGTTTGCTGTCTTTATTAGCTGTTGCTGATGACTCACAAACAAACGACGATTTGCTGAGTTTTTAGTTTGTAATACAGAGCTAAAAGAAGTTTTTGAGGATGTTGGCATCCACTAGAATCGAGCTTCAGTGTGATTTGTTTGGGGGGGAATAACAATGTTGCTATATCGTCTTCCATCTCGGTAACTCGATCCGTGTCTGTAGAAATATATGGAGTTATCCTTCTTTAGATCTTCGTTtcagaaaataataatttttgttgGCCTGTGGCTGCCTGCTGGGTCAGCAATGTCGGAGTAATTAAAAGGAGGAGACAGAGCAGAAATAATAGAGATGGAGACGGAAAGATGTAGCTTTGAAGTCCTATATATAGAGCCAAAAGCCTCCATAAAAACAGTGATAGAGGGAAGCACGAAGGTTCAACCCGCAGAAGCGTATAGATCAGATAAAAATTTCGAAAGGAGAATACTGCTCTTTTCTCCGTCGACTTGCTGCTGCAGGTTGGCTTTCATCCTCTCTTTGAAAACTATTGGAGCATTCTTTGGTTTCCTCCTTTCTGGTTCTTGGTTTTCTTCGGTATCAAGTAGCTTTGACACAAAAGaggctttttttttatttttcgtccatggatctttattattattattattatttatgattccATCTTGATTCTCGCAAGCATCGAACTAAACTCGTACGCTTTGATGAAATCTGCTCCAGAATTTGATCCTGAAGAACGATCACCTGCCTGGGTACTACTGCATATTCCTCTGTAGGGGAAGAACCTGTGGCCATGGAAGCATTGGCATCTCCATGCTATTCTGACATGGTAAGGAGGTCGGGCTGAGGTCTTTTTGGTTGCAAATCCAACTTTTAGACCAAAAAGAAGCATTCTAAGTTCCTACGATTGACAGGGAATGGAACAGAGTTTCTTGAATCAGTGGGAGTTGACCAATTTAGATCAGTTCGGCACACAACAACTAGAACTAGCCCTCGGGCAAGATCTAGAACGATCTCCCTCCTCTGAAAGCTACACGTCATACTCTTCCTTCCATCCACCAGCGAGCACCGAGAGGGCCAAGAAACTCATCAAGACCAGCAGCTGGAGTTCTTGCACCACCGACAAGAACTCGGCGGCGCTCTCGGATGCCTCGTGTCCAAGAATCCTGTCATTTGGCAACCCGGAATCACCACTTTGTCACTCCAACCTGAGTCACGCTGTaacgatgaagaagaaagaagagacggATGTCTCGATTCCCTCAAAGAGGAACTACGGTGCCATGTCCGGAGATGGAACCAAGAGGGCGAACGCGGGGGCCAGGCCGGCCTCTCATAACCAGGAACACATCATGGCCGAGAGAAAGCGAAGAGAGAAGCTCAGCCAGAGATTCATAGAGCTATCCGCGGTGGTTCCTGACCTAAAGAAGGTGTGTTCTCGATCCATTTTTGGTTTTCGATGTGCTTCATCCTGTAGGTTTTAGTAGATCACGTTTTGTTGCAGAGATAGATGCATATTTCTTTCTTTGAGGCAATGTAAAGAAACCTTAGATGTTGTCGTACAATAGTTTCAAGAATCAGCAGCCGGATCTCATAGTAGATAATGCGATCGGTAGATCTGTTGTACTTAAATTTCTCTCCAAGTAATCTACGAATGACGGAATGAAACAATGGAGCGAGGAGCAAATTAAGTTGCAAACTGAAATTGGTCACATTTCGATTTCATCAAGCAACATAAATGCTTGCATTCCCTCTCTGTAGTCTCCGACTATCGATGTTCCTCAGCTCTGATATACTTGGAACTTGCAAAGTAGCTGACAGAATGTATctccaaatttttgttctttggaagatggacAAAGCTTCTGTTCTCGGAGATGCTATCAAGTACCTGAAGCAACTTCAGGAGAAGGTTACGAGCCTCCAAGATCAAGTTACACAGAGGAACGTTGAATCGGCAGTGCTTGTCAAGAAATCTCAGCTCTGTGCAAATGACGATagctcctcctccgacgagaactTCGACGAGAGCCTCCCGGAGATCGAGGCCAGGGTGTGCGACAAGACTATCCTCATCAAGATTCACTGCGAGAACCGGAAAGGGATATTGGTGAAAGCGCTCTCTGAGATCGAGAAGCTCCACCTTTCTGTAACGAACACAAGCGTCATGCCTTTCACCAGCTCTTCTCTCGACATCACCGTGATGACTCAGGCAAGATTCTTTAAACCTCTGGTGCCTACGATTCTGCACTCACTAGCAATTCATATCTAGTTTGAACACTCGATGAGCTTGTCATCTTCTTTTACAGACCGAAGAGGAGTTCTCCATGTCAGCCAAAGACCTGGTGAAGAAGCTGAATTCTGTTTTCAGAGAATTCATGTGATGAAGCCAATCGAGCTCTATGtagaaaagaaaggtttatggcgGTCTGCCTCTTTTTCGTGtttttcccccttttgttttAAGCTAGTTTCGGTTCCCAGTCTTTTCcagtatcatcatcatcatcttcttcttgttcttcttcttcttcttcttcttcttcttctggaccCGTTAATCATCCTCCGAAGGTCACCATTTCCCCCCTGTTTTGCTGCATGAGTTTCGTCCTCAGGCTCTTTTTGCTCCTCTTTTTCTCGAGCTTTTTTACATGTTGAGCTGATCGTTCATGTTTTCACAAGAGAAGAGCGAGACACTCACTCGGGTTCTGTTGAGCTTTTGTTTTTTGAGGACTTTGTGGGGGAAGTTGACTTTTGAATTCGTTTCTTATCTTCCCTTCCCTTGTAGCCCTTTCCTCTGATGAGTTCGACGATCGAAACTTGCTTCCTCGGTCCCCGATCAATGATCGTTTGATCCTGGAAGCCCGAGTAGGTGCTCTTCTTAGTTCCGGAGGACGACTGACTCTTGTTTCAGATGTTTGAGGTGATCCTTCATGATGGCCATACGAATAATTCCTAGCTGTTCTTTCTTGCTTGTGTAGTCTTGTGGAGATCTGTAAGGAAAAAAGCAGACATGTAGCATGGCAGATAATTACTAATAAATGGTTTCCAAGGCTCCTCGTCGCATGTTATGAGCTGTGAgccctttttcttattcttttatCTGGTCTCCTCGAACAAGAGGATCTAATTCGAGGCAAACCAGATTGCATCGTAGAGGAAGACAGGTGGCAAATCGTTGGCTGGGGCGTTTAATAATGCTGGAGAATCTCATGCAAAAGTACTCCAATGAAATGAAATATGTATTTCTTCATGAAAATATTACTTTATGGTCACAGTCTCATTCAATCCCCATCACCGATTGTGAAGCCTTTGTCCGGACTACAACGAGCAAACAAGCAGTACAGTCTTCATAGAAGCACCGAGAAAGAAGTTGCAATCACAAATGCAGACCACTGAGCTTCTACTGTGATTACGATGTGCAATTATCTTTGTCGAAAGGAATCATCACTGAGCTGCTTCTACTGTGAGTATGATGTGCAAATATCTGTCTTGTTCTTGACATGGTAATTTTTCGCCTGTATTGATCATCTAAGGGAAACGATTGAATCAACTTTACCAACCTTCAAAGGAAAATTTTAGGAAATATGATGCTAATTTCTACAGTTGTGTCACGATCACCTCGTTGCATAATAATGCA comes from the Musa acuminata AAA Group cultivar baxijiao chromosome BXJ2-8, Cavendish_Baxijiao_AAA, whole genome shotgun sequence genome and includes:
- the LOC103996188 gene encoding transcription factor bHLH18: MEALASPCYSDMGMEQSFLNQWELTNLDQFGTQQLELALGQDLERSPSSESYTSYSSFHPPASTERAKKLIKTSSWSSCTTDKNSAALSDASCPRILSFGNPESPLCHSNLSHAVTMKKKEETDVSIPSKRNYGAMSGDGTKRANAGARPASHNQEHIMAERKRREKLSQRFIELSAVVPDLKKMDKASVLGDAIKYLKQLQEKVTSLQDQVTQRNVESAVLVKKSQLCANDDSSSSDENFDESLPEIEARVCDKTILIKIHCENRKGILVKALSEIEKLHLSVTNTSVMPFTSSSLDITVMTQTEEEFSMSAKDLVKKLNSVFREFM